A genomic region of Vibrio sp. 10N contains the following coding sequences:
- a CDS encoding BamA/TamA family outer membrane protein, producing MQTNISFRDFNDFWPEKERVTSGGLGAVIHYDTRDDNYYPTQGWYTQFSYMDYGQSWGGDGDYNIGKLASSNYWSVRNDLVLASKLTAMTSGGDVPFYEKPTLQMRGFNHGRYRNDNIIQAQFEGRWTFMPRFGAVGFVGLGKTAEAEQDISRQSTVVTKGVGLRWQPVEQKKMNIRLDLARGPEESTLHLSVGEAF from the coding sequence ATGCAAACCAATATTTCATTTCGTGACTTTAATGATTTTTGGCCAGAAAAGGAGCGCGTAACGTCGGGCGGACTTGGTGCGGTTATTCATTATGATACGCGTGATGACAACTACTACCCAACGCAAGGTTGGTACACCCAGTTTAGCTATATGGATTATGGTCAAAGTTGGGGTGGTGATGGCGATTATAATATTGGCAAATTGGCGAGCAGCAACTATTGGAGTGTCAGAAATGACCTGGTCCTTGCTTCTAAATTAACCGCTATGACCAGCGGCGGCGACGTCCCTTTTTATGAAAAACCCACCCTTCAAATGCGTGGCTTCAACCATGGCCGATATCGAAATGACAATATTATTCAGGCACAGTTTGAAGGACGATGGACCTTTATGCCGAGATTTGGCGCGGTAGGATTTGTTGGATTAGGCAAAACAGCTGAAGCCGAGCAAGATATCTCGCGTCAAAGTACAGTGGTCACTAAAGGGGTTGGTCTCAGGTGGCAACCTGTGGAGCAGAAAAAGATGAACATTCGACTCGACTTAGCGCGAGGACCAGAAGAAAGTACGCTCCATTTATCTGTTGGAGAAGCCTTTTAG
- the dcuC gene encoding anaerobic C4-dicarboxylate transporter DcuC yields the protein MLELMIGLVVTITVGYFIVKGYKPAGVLLTAGILLLLLTGLLGHTVLPAKIASTGNMVTDALEYVKYMLQYRGGGLGMQIMLLCGFASYMTHIGANNVVVKQFSKPLSFITSPYVLLVAAYIVACLMSLAVSSATGLGVLLMATLFPMMTAMGISRPAAVAVCASPAAIILSPTSGDVVIAAEKSGLALDVFAVQTVLPVSICAIIVMAAAAFFWNKYLDKKENTPMERVDVSEIKVDAPAFYCILPFLPIIGVFLFNGRTIPGLTLDIYTIVVGSIFLGAVVDFVTKRFNGKKTLDDLESCYQGMADAFKGVVMLLVAAGVFAQGLMSIGAIDNLLHLADKAGAGGIALMLILTGLTVAAAIATGSGNAPFYAFVELAPSLAAKMGLSPAFLIIPMLQASNLGRTISPVSGVIVATSGMAQISPFEVVKRTSVPVIAGLVTVIIGTLILVPMNA from the coding sequence ATGTTAGAACTGATGATCGGCTTAGTGGTGACCATCACCGTTGGCTACTTTATCGTAAAAGGCTACAAACCCGCAGGCGTGCTGCTGACCGCCGGTATTTTGTTGCTACTGTTGACCGGACTACTTGGCCACACTGTCCTACCAGCAAAAATCGCTTCCACAGGCAACATGGTGACCGATGCGCTTGAGTATGTGAAGTACATGCTTCAATATCGTGGCGGTGGGTTGGGTATGCAAATCATGCTGCTGTGCGGATTTGCGTCATATATGACTCATATTGGCGCCAACAATGTGGTGGTAAAGCAGTTTTCAAAGCCACTATCGTTTATCACCTCTCCTTACGTGCTGTTGGTTGCGGCCTACATCGTAGCGTGTCTTATGTCACTGGCGGTAAGTTCAGCAACGGGGCTTGGCGTTCTATTGATGGCGACCCTATTCCCAATGATGACCGCAATGGGTATTTCTCGCCCCGCAGCGGTCGCAGTCTGTGCATCCCCGGCGGCAATCATTCTTTCTCCAACCTCTGGTGACGTGGTCATTGCGGCAGAGAAATCCGGCTTAGCACTGGATGTCTTCGCGGTTCAAACGGTATTACCGGTTTCCATCTGCGCGATTATCGTCATGGCGGCGGCGGCCTTTTTCTGGAACAAGTACCTCGACAAAAAAGAAAACACGCCTATGGAGCGCGTTGATGTATCAGAAATCAAAGTGGATGCGCCAGCGTTCTACTGCATCTTGCCATTCTTACCTATCATTGGCGTTTTCCTGTTCAATGGCCGCACGATTCCAGGCCTGACGCTAGACATCTATACCATAGTGGTTGGCTCAATCTTTTTAGGTGCCGTGGTCGATTTTGTCACTAAACGCTTTAACGGCAAGAAGACGTTGGACGATCTTGAATCCTGCTATCAAGGCATGGCAGATGCATTTAAAGGTGTTGTGATGTTGTTAGTTGCCGCAGGTGTATTTGCTCAGGGTCTAATGTCTATTGGCGCAATCGACAACCTGCTGCACCTAGCAGATAAAGCAGGCGCTGGCGGTATCGCATTGATGCTGATTTTGACTGGCCTCACTGTCGCCGCTGCAATAGCGACGGGCTCCGGTAACGCACCTTTTTACGCGTTTGTGGAACTGGCACCGTCATTGGCCGCGAAAATGGGTTTGAGCCCTGCATTTTTGATTATTCCAATGCTACAAGCGTCAAACCTAGGTCGCACTATTTCACCGGTATCGGGGGTCATTGTTGCAACCTCTGGCATGGCTCAGATTTCACCGTTCGAAGTCGTCAAACGTACGTCTGTGCCCGTTATCGCAGGCCTTGTTACTGTGATTATCGGCACCTTGATATTGGTTCCTATGAACGCCTAA
- a CDS encoding LysR family transcriptional regulator encodes MYHSAINLLDVRAFVLVANLGNFTKAAEALGVSRSHVSRQIQSLEKQMGVSLIIRTTRSMKLTAAGAMFLSSCDQALNCIDKAVHTAVDDIETIRGNIKINCVGGYIGEEMVAEFVASFLQANPNVTIELDFSSHRVDLLEEEFDLAIRMGALADASYVARKLTTIEMQTLASPSYLASSPLLTHPKHLKSHRCITGSVTKWRFEHVDTNESVEVPVDGTLSCKNGRVLINAAKQGLGLIRVPRIYCESEIQRGQLVPVFSEWRVSDVPLSIIYHKDKFQPNRIRACINHLIDAFDQG; translated from the coding sequence ATGTATCACTCCGCTATAAACCTTCTGGATGTTCGAGCGTTTGTCTTGGTTGCCAACTTAGGTAACTTTACTAAAGCTGCAGAGGCGCTTGGAGTATCGCGTTCCCATGTCTCTCGTCAAATCCAGTCACTGGAGAAGCAAATGGGGGTCAGTTTAATTATTCGTACGACGCGTTCGATGAAACTGACGGCTGCGGGAGCCATGTTTCTTAGTTCGTGTGATCAAGCTTTGAACTGTATCGACAAAGCGGTTCACACTGCTGTCGATGATATTGAAACGATTCGAGGCAACATCAAAATTAATTGTGTGGGCGGATACATTGGTGAAGAGATGGTAGCGGAGTTTGTCGCTTCATTTTTGCAGGCCAATCCAAACGTGACCATAGAGTTGGACTTTTCGAGCCACCGCGTTGATCTTCTTGAGGAAGAGTTTGATTTAGCGATTAGAATGGGGGCGCTGGCCGATGCGAGTTATGTTGCCCGTAAGCTGACGACTATTGAAATGCAAACTCTGGCAAGCCCAAGTTATTTAGCCAGTTCACCATTACTGACGCATCCTAAGCATCTAAAGTCTCATCGTTGTATCACCGGCTCTGTGACTAAGTGGCGATTTGAACACGTTGACACGAATGAGTCAGTGGAAGTGCCAGTTGACGGTACATTGAGCTGCAAAAATGGCAGGGTATTGATTAATGCCGCCAAACAGGGCCTGGGGCTTATAAGAGTTCCCCGAATTTATTGTGAGTCGGAAATTCAACGTGGGCAGCTTGTTCCTGTGTTCTCGGAATGGCGAGTCAGTGACGTTCCCTTGTCCATTATCTACCATAAAGATAAATTTCAGCCCAACCGGATCAGAGCGTGTATTAATCATCTTATCGACGCATTTGATCAGGGTTAA
- a CDS encoding sensor domain-containing diguanylate cyclase — protein MHSQTKKYVFIFIRALILSVVLYGVVIYHSSDNLVKNEQAQFRLLTKTMQDYKSTLYIMGVMFEAQVEANRGKFIEERTFARGKIYYYDDDKSLTHNEKVISTTAEKMFGSMPEMVDAPSYSLYYRSYEGQKLMSAKSFDISIEVVKSAFSEKSCLATSNCAYYVSPEDLSNRLVVSDVHKDKVTGQPTITLSSPVYDDMTMIGDVNVDIYLNYFSFLKHKTFVSAKNGDKRQVIIESLRYPFHKYAFYKQFTVDDYFEFVYLIPYSKLVIDSSWLLVLFIVVLFYIFVKLEELQIKRERLKQAEIAICRDELTGIYNRTILKDSALKYIKEKQGMSVIVIDGDGLKAINDTHGHHIGDEAIIHIAKRMRVNFRDSDYLIRSGGDEFLILLPCCSDRTAHQLAERLTKDIASTPFGEQALKITISFGVSQVQVSENLDTAIQRADNLLYKDKRSKMRKSEQTRRHHA, from the coding sequence ATGCACTCCCAGACCAAAAAATACGTTTTTATTTTCATTAGAGCGCTGATACTGTCGGTCGTGCTGTATGGCGTTGTGATTTATCACAGTAGCGATAATTTGGTGAAAAACGAACAGGCGCAATTTCGTCTGCTCACCAAAACGATGCAAGACTACAAGTCGACGCTGTATATCATGGGGGTGATGTTTGAGGCACAGGTGGAAGCCAATCGCGGAAAGTTTATTGAAGAAAGGACATTCGCACGCGGAAAGATCTACTATTATGACGATGATAAGTCGCTGACTCACAACGAAAAGGTAATAAGTACCACCGCAGAGAAAATGTTTGGTAGTATGCCAGAAATGGTCGATGCGCCATCGTACTCGCTCTACTACCGATCGTACGAAGGTCAAAAGTTAATGTCGGCTAAATCGTTCGATATCTCGATCGAAGTGGTTAAATCTGCGTTCTCTGAGAAATCTTGCCTGGCGACATCGAACTGTGCTTATTACGTGTCGCCAGAAGATTTATCAAATCGTCTTGTCGTTTCTGATGTCCATAAAGACAAGGTGACGGGGCAACCTACGATTACGTTGTCGAGTCCCGTTTATGACGATATGACGATGATAGGTGACGTAAACGTTGATATCTATTTAAACTACTTTTCGTTCCTGAAACATAAGACCTTTGTCTCCGCTAAAAATGGTGATAAACGGCAGGTCATCATAGAGAGCTTACGTTATCCCTTTCATAAATACGCGTTTTATAAGCAGTTTACGGTTGATGATTACTTTGAATTTGTTTACCTAATTCCGTACAGTAAGCTCGTTATTGACAGCAGTTGGCTGTTAGTTCTGTTTATCGTGGTCTTGTTTTATATCTTTGTGAAGCTTGAAGAGCTGCAAATCAAACGAGAGCGGCTAAAACAGGCAGAAATTGCGATCTGTCGTGATGAGTTAACGGGTATCTATAATCGTACTATTCTCAAAGACAGCGCATTAAAATATATCAAGGAAAAACAAGGGATGTCGGTCATTGTCATTGATGGTGATGGCTTAAAAGCGATCAATGACACACATGGCCATCATATTGGTGATGAAGCGATCATTCACATCGCAAAACGTATGCGTGTCAATTTTCGAGACAGTGACTACCTCATACGAAGTGGTGGGGATGAATTCTTAATCCTTTTACCGTGTTGTTCGGATAGGACTGCACATCAATTGGCAGAGCGCTTAACTAAAGACATCGCAAGTACTCCATTTGGTGAGCAGGCGCTCAAGATCACTATCAGCTTTGGCGTGAGCCAAGTTCAGGTGAGTGAGAATTTAGATACCGCGATTCAGCGCGCAGATAACCTGCTTTATAAAGATAAACGGAGCAAAATGCGGAAGTCAGAACAAACGAGACGTCATCATGCATAA
- a CDS encoding LysR family transcriptional regulator, translated as MHKEHDYNLLKVLVLIYEHRSLTTAAAKLGKTESAVSKHLAKLRDQLGDPLFIRRSSGLEPTHYLERVMPGIQRGLRSVENALKQGVVFDAHQYEHPIVIALDNTSIERFGAPILTALRVVFKNSMIELTTWRRDTYQRILDDKVQLGVQMFNEDCSKSLYQNALLNIEMGAIVGEQSDIRQWQDVFDNPCVFFEVRGWNETNHRLIRQMAQYDLSFNYQTRLDNLSLAMSTVRQENTSVVLAKHLAGGEGLRYVPFPEHMQNYAPLVSCIKQSHRQNPLHQKLHSIVKQAIEASL; from the coding sequence ATGCATAAAGAGCACGACTACAATTTACTCAAAGTACTGGTGCTCATTTATGAGCATCGAAGTCTCACTACTGCAGCGGCGAAACTCGGTAAAACAGAGAGCGCAGTGAGCAAACACTTGGCCAAACTTCGCGATCAGCTCGGCGACCCATTGTTCATACGTCGTAGCTCGGGGCTTGAGCCTACTCACTACCTTGAACGTGTCATGCCAGGTATCCAGCGTGGATTACGCTCGGTGGAAAACGCCCTGAAACAAGGCGTGGTGTTCGATGCGCATCAATATGAACATCCGATAGTTATCGCGTTGGACAATACCTCTATTGAGCGTTTTGGTGCGCCTATTTTAACTGCATTAAGAGTAGTCTTTAAGAACTCTATGATCGAGCTGACGACATGGCGAAGGGATACCTATCAGCGCATTCTCGACGACAAAGTTCAGTTGGGAGTACAGATGTTTAATGAGGATTGCTCAAAATCACTGTATCAAAACGCTTTGCTAAATATTGAGATGGGCGCCATCGTTGGCGAGCAGAGCGACATTCGTCAATGGCAAGATGTGTTTGACAATCCATGTGTCTTTTTTGAGGTCAGAGGCTGGAATGAAACGAACCATCGGCTGATCAGGCAAATGGCTCAATACGACTTATCATTTAACTATCAGACCAGACTCGATAATTTGTCATTGGCAATGTCCACTGTACGGCAAGAAAATACGTCAGTCGTGCTTGCTAAGCATTTGGCGGGAGGAGAGGGACTAAGGTATGTGCCTTTTCCAGAGCACATGCAGAACTATGCACCGCTCGTCTCTTGTATAAAGCAGAGCCACAGGCAAAACCCTTTGCATCAAAAGCTACATAGTATTGTTAAACAAGCGATTGAGGCTTCGTTGTAG
- a CDS encoding response regulator transcription factor — protein sequence MLYPNSKDCLIIDNYPIVRESIAKIVTSIDDMNLVHQTDSIQTALNLVKTGNIELIILDVNLAEADGFELMRRAYASGYKGKAIFVSSYGYPVYSETAYKLGANGYISKTEDTTLIRDAIAGVMRGYNLFKTDYKQRSRNIVLSQRETVVFNYLKKGYSNKQISEFLSLSAKTISTYKSRILDKYEANSIVELLHTQDVVQTQPTIELGMNNAAANHDIAPVTTPPRIAEPAL from the coding sequence ATGCTCTATCCAAACAGCAAAGATTGTCTCATCATTGATAACTACCCTATTGTTAGGGAGTCGATTGCTAAAATCGTAACCAGTATTGACGACATGAACTTGGTGCACCAAACAGACAGCATTCAAACTGCTCTGAACCTGGTAAAAACTGGCAATATCGAACTGATCATTCTCGATGTTAATCTCGCCGAAGCCGATGGTTTCGAACTCATGCGTCGGGCATATGCTTCTGGATATAAAGGTAAGGCGATTTTTGTATCAAGCTATGGCTACCCTGTGTACTCAGAAACCGCCTATAAGCTTGGGGCGAATGGTTACATTAGCAAAACTGAAGACACCACATTGATTCGCGATGCCATTGCAGGTGTCATGCGTGGCTATAACTTGTTCAAAACCGACTACAAACAACGTAGCCGCAATATTGTGTTGTCCCAACGAGAAACTGTCGTGTTCAACTATTTGAAAAAAGGCTACAGCAACAAACAGATCTCTGAATTTTTGTCGTTAAGTGCAAAAACGATCAGCACTTACAAATCAAGAATTCTCGACAAATATGAAGCCAACTCGATTGTTGAACTGCTACACACTCAAGATGTCGTGCAAACTCAACCCACAATCGAGTTGGGAATGAATAATGCGGCAGCTAACCATGATATTGCACCAGTAACAACGCCACCGCGCATTGCTGAACCCGCCTTATAG
- a CDS encoding glutaredoxin family protein: MAQPIKLTLYRWAGSWGPFKVNIPCGECTLTKDILTDTFANELEGIPIELEVKDWLSHWWEPLKAGSWHAPILMVEGKVVSQGEALNRGVLVQSVIQEWTKRDTLQGNIVYGKATCPYCVKAKKLLDEAGIPYTYHDVVKDSAALYRMIPEVKAHIGLKTPVTVPQIWLEGEYVGGADNLEKWLESRRPAQTPDNVVDFGEKNAS, translated from the coding sequence ATGGCACAACCGATTAAACTCACGTTATACCGCTGGGCAGGGAGCTGGGGCCCATTTAAAGTGAACATCCCTTGCGGTGAGTGCACATTAACCAAAGACATATTGACCGACACCTTTGCCAACGAGCTGGAAGGGATCCCTATTGAACTCGAGGTTAAAGATTGGCTATCGCATTGGTGGGAACCACTTAAAGCAGGGTCTTGGCACGCCCCTATTTTGATGGTTGAAGGAAAAGTTGTTAGCCAAGGTGAGGCATTGAACCGCGGTGTGTTGGTGCAATCCGTGATTCAAGAATGGACAAAGCGCGACACACTGCAGGGTAACATCGTCTACGGTAAAGCCACCTGTCCCTACTGTGTCAAAGCCAAAAAACTTCTCGATGAAGCTGGTATTCCCTACACTTATCATGATGTCGTCAAAGACAGCGCCGCCCTTTATAGAATGATTCCGGAGGTAAAAGCCCATATTGGTCTTAAAACGCCCGTGACCGTTCCACAGATTTGGCTTGAGGGAGAGTATGTCGGAGGGGCGGATAATTTAGAAAAGTGGCTTGAAAGTCGCAGACCTGCTCAAACCCCTGATAACGTGGTTGATTTTGGTGAGAAGAATGCATCTTAA
- a CDS encoding DMT family transporter produces the protein MSSHHHPIRGALWMLAAGAAFALVNNIAQVVSIRHGMSSTMVAFIQYAIAFFVILPYLTSLGFRHSLRTQHFSKHLFRVFLSVVGIQLWMWALAYPVPIWQGIALLMTSPLFATLGSGLLLKETVGPARWIATLFGFIGAMIILEPWADDFSWATLLPVGAAFFWACYSLMVKHLSADDSPSTMVVYLLLLITPFNLFLALPEWSLPTTGWVWMLLIGAGALTALAQWAIVKAYSVADASFVQPFDHAKLPMNVLAGWIVFGWAPPGRLWLGAAIIIASVAFITHWETNKRVKK, from the coding sequence ATGAGCTCACATCACCATCCCATTCGTGGCGCGCTATGGATGCTAGCCGCGGGAGCCGCTTTTGCTTTAGTGAACAATATTGCCCAAGTAGTCAGTATTCGCCACGGCATGTCATCAACCATGGTGGCTTTTATTCAATATGCGATAGCATTTTTCGTCATTCTGCCTTATCTAACGTCGCTTGGATTTAGGCACTCATTGCGTACTCAGCACTTTTCTAAACACTTGTTTCGCGTCTTTCTTTCAGTAGTGGGAATTCAACTTTGGATGTGGGCCCTGGCCTATCCGGTTCCCATTTGGCAAGGCATTGCACTGCTGATGACATCACCACTTTTCGCGACATTAGGTTCGGGGCTATTACTGAAAGAAACGGTGGGACCCGCACGTTGGATAGCCACGCTATTTGGTTTTATCGGTGCGATGATCATTCTCGAACCTTGGGCTGACGATTTTAGCTGGGCGACACTACTGCCGGTTGGTGCTGCGTTCTTTTGGGCCTGTTATTCATTGATGGTGAAACACCTATCTGCGGATGACTCACCATCTACCATGGTGGTGTATTTATTATTGCTGATCACGCCATTTAACCTGTTTTTAGCACTACCCGAGTGGTCTTTACCAACAACAGGCTGGGTATGGATGTTACTTATTGGCGCCGGCGCCCTTACTGCACTCGCACAATGGGCTATTGTCAAAGCCTACTCCGTTGCTGATGCATCATTCGTACAACCTTTTGATCACGCAAAGCTGCCAATGAACGTTCTTGCTGGCTGGATTGTATTTGGCTGGGCGCCACCTGGACGCTTGTGGTTAGGGGCCGCTATTATCATTGCCTCGGTTGCCTTTATCACACACTGGGAAACCAACAAGCGTGTAAAAAAATAA
- the yfcC gene encoding putative basic amino acid antiporter YfcC: MPDTLILIFVVGILATLLTYFVPAGHFDSQEVTYLVDGAEKTRTVIDPHSFEYAADENGELVYKSVGLFASGGGIGLMNFAFEGLVSGSKWGSAIGVIMFMLVIGGAFGIVMRTGTIDNGILRLIDKTKGSEALFIPVLFGLFSLGGAVFGMGEEAVAFAIIIAPLMVRLGYDGITTVMVTYVATQIGFATSWMNPFSVAVAQGIAGIPVLSGMTMRMVMWAVFTVIGIVFTMVYASRIKANPELSYSRRTDVYFRKQADTVKESRWNLGDTLVLLTVVATTVWVVWGVVMHAWYIPEIASQFFTMGFVAGLIGVLFRLNGMTLNDMADAFKEGASIMLAPALLVGCAKGVLLILGGGTTDESSVLNSILNSAGGMISGLPDVAAAWLMYAFQSVFNFFVTSGSGQAALTMPLLAPLADIAGVTRQVAVLAFQLGDGFTNVIVPTSASLMATLGVCRIDWGDWAKFCWRFILLLFVLASFVIIGAHLAGFA, from the coding sequence ATGCCAGATACCCTCATTCTTATTTTTGTTGTCGGTATCCTAGCGACATTATTGACTTATTTTGTTCCTGCGGGGCATTTTGATAGTCAGGAAGTGACTTATCTTGTTGATGGTGCTGAGAAAACACGTACTGTCATCGACCCACATTCATTCGAGTACGCGGCGGATGAAAATGGTGAACTGGTTTATAAGTCTGTAGGCCTATTTGCTTCCGGTGGTGGTATTGGTCTGATGAACTTTGCCTTTGAAGGTTTAGTCTCTGGCTCAAAATGGGGCTCGGCCATTGGCGTGATCATGTTCATGCTGGTTATCGGCGGTGCGTTTGGCATTGTGATGCGTACAGGTACCATCGATAACGGTATCCTACGTCTCATCGATAAAACCAAAGGCAGTGAAGCGCTGTTCATTCCTGTTTTGTTTGGCCTGTTTTCTCTTGGCGGCGCAGTCTTTGGTATGGGTGAAGAAGCGGTGGCATTTGCTATCATTATTGCCCCTTTGATGGTTCGTTTGGGTTATGACGGCATTACTACTGTCATGGTGACCTACGTGGCGACGCAAATTGGTTTTGCAACGTCATGGATGAACCCGTTTTCCGTTGCGGTTGCTCAGGGTATTGCGGGCATTCCAGTGCTGTCAGGTATGACGATGCGTATGGTGATGTGGGCCGTGTTTACTGTGATTGGTATTGTGTTCACAATGGTTTATGCCTCTCGCATTAAAGCGAATCCAGAGCTTTCATACAGCCGCCGTACCGATGTTTACTTTAGAAAACAAGCTGATACGGTTAAGGAGTCTCGTTGGAACCTAGGTGATACGCTGGTACTACTTACCGTTGTAGCAACGACTGTATGGGTAGTATGGGGTGTAGTGATGCACGCTTGGTATATCCCAGAGATCGCTTCTCAGTTCTTTACCATGGGTTTTGTGGCTGGTCTCATTGGTGTGTTATTCCGCTTGAACGGCATGACCCTAAACGACATGGCTGATGCTTTCAAAGAGGGCGCAAGCATCATGCTTGCACCAGCGTTACTTGTCGGTTGTGCAAAAGGCGTGCTGCTGATTCTAGGTGGGGGTACTACCGATGAGTCTAGCGTTCTAAACTCTATTCTTAACAGTGCTGGTGGCATGATTAGTGGCCTACCTGATGTTGCCGCTGCTTGGTTAATGTATGCATTCCAGTCGGTATTTAACTTCTTCGTGACGTCAGGTTCTGGTCAAGCAGCACTAACTATGCCGCTGCTGGCACCATTGGCAGATATTGCCGGTGTGACACGTCAAGTTGCAGTACTGGCATTCCAGCTTGGTGATGGCTTTACTAACGTTATCGTACCAACATCCGCATCTCTGATGGCAACGCTTGGTGTATGTCGTATTGATTGGGGTGACTGGGCAAAATTCTGTTGGCGCTTTATACTGCTGCTATTCGTTTTAGCAAGTTTTGTGATTATCGGTGCGCACCTAGCTGGGTTCGCGTAA
- a CDS encoding succinylglutamate desuccinylase/aspartoacylase family protein — protein MQQQTQQHIKPNYPTITSLDVDTLPAGEHRFWFQVSTNAMGVGIQLPVIVIKGEKPGAKFMITAGVHGDELNGILTAHKLARKLEHNVDAGVVTIVPSVNIPGILTHSRDFSSSDPDASPANLNRFFPGKVDGDAANQYLYRLWNQLLKPNAEFAIDLHTQTRGATYPLYVFADFRLEPALEMARLIKPDVILNDPGDAGVLETVWNSSGVPSITIEVGMGKITQPELIERTVDGVRQILTRHGLMKGSAPEVLACAVEGQSITTVRARQGGFVIPQVELLQQVDADQLVATQYDAFGQVLDQYYAPHAGTVLSYNVDSLRDPGALVVRLIR, from the coding sequence ATGCAACAACAAACTCAACAACACATCAAACCAAATTATCCAACGATCACATCACTCGATGTCGATACGCTTCCTGCTGGCGAACATCGCTTTTGGTTTCAAGTTTCAACCAATGCCATGGGCGTGGGTATTCAACTACCGGTTATCGTTATAAAAGGCGAAAAACCAGGCGCTAAGTTTATGATCACAGCAGGCGTGCATGGTGATGAACTCAATGGCATTTTGACTGCCCATAAACTGGCGAGAAAGCTGGAGCACAATGTGGATGCGGGTGTCGTCACCATTGTGCCATCTGTGAATATTCCCGGCATCTTAACGCATAGCCGCGATTTTAGTTCGTCGGATCCCGATGCATCACCGGCCAACCTCAATCGGTTTTTTCCAGGCAAAGTTGATGGTGATGCGGCAAATCAATATCTCTACCGTCTTTGGAATCAATTGCTTAAGCCCAATGCCGAGTTTGCTATCGATTTGCATACTCAAACGCGCGGCGCAACGTATCCTCTTTATGTGTTTGCTGACTTTAGACTCGAACCAGCACTTGAGATGGCTCGCTTGATAAAACCTGATGTTATTCTTAACGATCCGGGCGATGCGGGTGTACTTGAAACGGTATGGAATAGCTCGGGCGTGCCAAGTATTACGATTGAAGTAGGGATGGGCAAGATCACTCAACCTGAACTTATTGAGCGCACAGTTGATGGTGTAAGACAAATATTGACTCGTCATGGTCTAATGAAAGGAAGTGCCCCTGAAGTGTTAGCTTGCGCGGTAGAAGGGCAGAGCATTACGACAGTGCGAGCACGCCAAGGTGGGTTTGTTATCCCGCAGGTGGAGCTGTTACAGCAAGTTGACGCTGACCAGCTAGTCGCAACGCAATACGATGCTTTTGGCCAAGTACTGGATCAATATTACGCCCCCCATGCCGGCACGGTACTCAGTTACAACGTGGATAGCCTTCGTGATCCAGGTGCTTTGGTTGTTCGTTTGATTCGATAG